From the Candidatus Binataceae bacterium genome, one window contains:
- a CDS encoding transglycosylase SLT domain-containing protein: protein MTVAVAALIAAGLSAQLTADDANPARARTAPFRDGYRAWQRRDFAATIAAMRPAATQLPALADYALFYLGAAQAASNDWAAAAASYRHLATAYPESVLAETAEVEYARMELKVGQPAVALAAARSAADRAEAPANEQDARLLVAQAALAQGDFQTVYDAAQRLRAKYPRGVNDSAARALAYGVLAQHPGVEGAPPLSYSRGEAGLLIREGEFAAALAQVTSALALGPSAAERIELFWMRAEATRGDEDAARAALTRYLAIAPAGAHAVAALNRLAHSYWRSDDTAQARLYFQRVAALATGNEAAEAMYEIGRIYEDDAELEAARREYLQIITRYAASEAAELARFRAPFLQYMQGNYAAAAAGFAAARRTMTAPADRDGAAYWLARSLERRGEATGAEQIYRALAVSTASNYYPSLASRKVGLEPVSLALAGDADTTARAIPESSGTAQFHLTRIAALREVGLRELEAPELRAIADINNLVLRRFLLAEMQEVGAWYDAIQLANTMAADGEIASLTAERVRYPRGFWELISGEAGRGQLDPWLVAALIRQESLYNPQARSSSDARGLMQLLPSTAEHWAPAAGLSSAALDLYDPNVSVRIGTTYLKGLFEMFDGDPFKAVAAYNGGEHAVAAWNRKYPGDDDQWVENIEYRETREYVKKVIGGQREYRLLYAPAAGAVGFPPRASAPG, encoded by the coding sequence GTGACGGTTGCCGTCGCGGCGTTGATAGCGGCTGGCCTCAGCGCGCAACTGACGGCGGACGACGCGAACCCGGCTAGAGCTCGAACGGCGCCGTTTCGTGACGGCTATCGCGCGTGGCAGCGGCGGGATTTCGCGGCGACGATCGCGGCGATGCGGCCGGCGGCGACACAGCTTCCGGCGCTGGCTGATTACGCCCTCTTTTACCTTGGCGCGGCGCAGGCCGCGAGCAACGACTGGGCCGCTGCGGCTGCGAGCTACCGTCATCTGGCCACGGCCTACCCAGAGAGCGTGCTGGCCGAGACGGCGGAGGTCGAATACGCGCGGATGGAGCTCAAAGTGGGGCAGCCGGCGGTGGCGCTCGCAGCGGCGCGGAGCGCGGCTGATCGCGCGGAGGCGCCGGCGAACGAGCAGGACGCGCGACTGCTTGTGGCTCAAGCGGCTCTGGCGCAGGGCGACTTTCAGACTGTTTACGACGCGGCGCAGCGCCTGCGCGCGAAATATCCGCGCGGCGTCAACGATAGCGCAGCGCGCGCGCTTGCATATGGCGTTCTGGCGCAACATCCGGGGGTCGAGGGCGCACCACCGCTGTCCTATAGTCGCGGGGAAGCCGGCCTGCTGATCCGCGAAGGCGAGTTCGCCGCAGCGCTGGCGCAGGTGACGTCGGCGCTCGCGTTGGGACCGTCGGCGGCGGAACGCATCGAGCTCTTCTGGATGCGCGCCGAAGCGACGCGCGGCGACGAAGATGCTGCGCGGGCGGCGCTGACGCGCTATCTCGCGATCGCGCCGGCGGGAGCTCACGCCGTCGCGGCGCTGAACCGGCTCGCCCATTCCTATTGGCGGAGCGACGATACCGCGCAGGCGCGGCTTTATTTTCAGCGTGTGGCAGCATTGGCGACCGGGAATGAAGCGGCGGAGGCGATGTACGAGATCGGACGCATCTACGAGGATGACGCCGAACTCGAAGCGGCGCGCCGCGAATATCTTCAGATCATCACGCGGTATGCGGCGAGCGAGGCCGCCGAGCTGGCGCGTTTTCGCGCGCCCTTCCTGCAGTATATGCAGGGCAATTATGCGGCGGCTGCGGCGGGCTTCGCGGCGGCGCGCAGGACGATGACAGCGCCGGCGGATCGCGACGGCGCTGCCTATTGGCTGGCCCGGTCGCTGGAACGTCGCGGGGAGGCGACCGGCGCCGAGCAGATTTACCGCGCGCTCGCCGTCAGCACCGCGAGCAACTACTATCCGAGCCTCGCGAGCCGCAAGGTCGGGCTCGAGCCGGTGAGCCTGGCGCTCGCGGGCGACGCTGACACGACGGCGCGGGCGATTCCGGAGTCGAGCGGGACCGCGCAATTCCATCTGACGCGGATCGCGGCGCTGCGCGAGGTGGGGCTGCGCGAACTCGAAGCGCCCGAATTGCGCGCGATCGCAGACATCAATAATCTGGTGCTGCGCCGCTTCCTCCTGGCGGAAATGCAAGAGGTCGGCGCGTGGTATGACGCGATTCAACTGGCGAACACGATGGCGGCCGATGGCGAGATCGCGAGCCTCACGGCCGAGCGGGTGCGCTATCCGCGTGGTTTCTGGGAGCTGATCAGCGGGGAAGCGGGCCGCGGTCAACTCGACCCGTGGCTGGTCGCCGCACTGATTCGGCAGGAGAGCCTCTACAACCCGCAGGCGCGTTCGAGCTCGGACGCGCGCGGACTGATGCAATTGTTGCCGTCAACTGCGGAGCACTGGGCGCCGGCCGCAGGCCTGAGTTCGGCGGCGCTGGACCTTTATGATCCGAATGTCAGCGTGCGGATCGGCACGACTTATCTCAAAGGCCTGTTCGAGATGTTCGATGGCGATCCGTTCAAGGCGGTCGCGGCGTACAACGGTGGCGAACATGCGGTGGCGGCGTGGAACAGAAAGTACCCCGGTGACGACGATCAGTGGGTGGAAAATATCGAGTACCGCGAAACTCGCGAATATGTGAAAAAGGTCATCGGCGGGCAGCGCGAGTACCGGTTGCTCTATGCGCCCGCCGCGGGCGCCGTTGGATTCCCGCCAAGGGCGTCCGCGCCTGGCTAA
- a CDS encoding Maf family protein, whose amino-acid sequence MASPKLILASASPRRKDLLAAADVAFEIVQSGIDETRVDHEAAEAYALRMACEKALYVSRRRTDALVLGADTIVELHGEILLKPLDAADARRMLLALSANTHTVVTAFAIARAGRLLESAPVTARVTFHHLAPSAIDAYVATGEPLDKAGSYGIQSGGADFIATVAGARDTVMGLPVLEVLAALRRQGFDAG is encoded by the coding sequence ATGGCCTCGCCAAAGCTGATACTCGCGTCTGCCTCGCCTCGACGGAAAGATCTGCTGGCGGCCGCCGACGTTGCCTTCGAGATCGTACAGAGCGGCATCGACGAGACCCGCGTCGACCACGAAGCGGCTGAGGCCTATGCCCTCCGGATGGCGTGCGAGAAGGCCCTCTACGTTTCGCGCCGCCGGACCGACGCGTTGGTCCTCGGCGCCGATACGATTGTCGAACTGCACGGTGAAATCCTGCTCAAACCCCTCGATGCTGCCGACGCGCGCCGGATGCTGCTCGCGCTCTCCGCTAACACCCATACCGTTGTGACCGCCTTCGCGATCGCCCGCGCCGGCCGCCTGCTCGAAAGCGCGCCGGTCACTGCCCGCGTCACTTTCCACCACTTGGCGCCATCCGCGATCGACGCCTATGTCGCGACCGGCGAGCCTTTGGACAAGGCCGGCAGCTATGGAATCCAAAGCGGCGGCGCGGACTTTATCGCGACTGTTGCGGGCGCGCGTGACACTGTGATGGGTCTGCCTGTTCTTGAGGTGCTCGCCGCGCTGCGCCGCCAAGGCTTCGATGCTGGCTGA